The proteins below come from a single Zea mays cultivar B73 chromosome 8, Zm-B73-REFERENCE-NAM-5.0, whole genome shotgun sequence genomic window:
- the LOC100276883 gene encoding Phytochrome A-associated F-box protein: MDEQQAEEGESARVKRTPEEGSSPLSALADDVLLQILGRLEADPRDWARASCASPRLAALLRAACLPPRLSRALPAELLPAPSPDGAPAAWAALHKLSVCCPGLLRAGVLLEPTDDFGLDLDIGPDVPIYARTDASSAEGFEATATSRHSGTIVAAGSAPRAGESANVAAWSLYDDLYLDAAYDCSSELQIPPAAAAVEPAPPAPVAAIRDVEEATTTNAVSCGVARRGVVAGSRLHPRRWLGTVGAHLASGSWTLSREQGNKLLASRFRGDRLYLCDWPGCVHKEERRKYMVFRGVFHNFARSQVRRALRDTRRPTVAVECAFCGCKETWDLYSAFCLRSFYGYHDDGEPVVRAYVCENGHVAGAWTDRPLYS, encoded by the coding sequence ATGGACGAACAGCAGGCGGAGGAGGGCGAAAGCGCGCGCGTCAAGAGGACGCCGGAGGAGGGGTCGTCGCCGCTGTCCGCTCTGGCGGATGACGTGCTGCTACAGATCCTGGGACGGCTCGAGGCGGACCCGCGGGACTGGGCGCGGGCCTCCTGCGCGTCCCCGCGCCTCGCCGCTCTGCTCCGGGCGGCCTGCCTCCCGCCGCGACTGTCGCGGGCGCTCCCCGCCGAGCTCCTCCCCGCGCCGTCACCGGACGGGGCGCCCGCGGCCTGggcggcgctccacaagctctccgTCTGTTGCCCGGGGCTCCTCCGCGCCGGGGTGCTCCTCGAGCCCACCGACGATTTCGGGCTCGATCTCGACATCGGGCCTGACGTCCCCATCTACGCCCGCACcgacgcctcctccgccgaggggttcGAGGCCACGGCCACCTCCCGCCACAGCGGAACCATCGTCGCGGCCGGGAGCGCGCCCCGCGCCGGCGAATCTGCCAACGTCGCCGCGTGGTCGCTCTACGACGACCTGTACCTGGACGCGGCATACGACTGCTCGTCCGAGCTGCAGATCCCGCCTGCCGCTGCGGCTGTGGAACCCGCCCCGCCCGCGCCCGTGGCGGCGATCCGCGACGTGGAGGAAGCAACGACCACAAATGCTGTCTCATGCGGCGTCGCCCGGCGCGGCGTGGTGGCCGGGAGCCGACTGCATCCGCGGCGGTGGCTGGGCACCGTCGGCGCGCACCTGGCATCGGGGTCCTGGACGCTGAGCCGTGAGCAGGGGAACAAGCTCCTTGCCAGCCGCTTCCGCGGCGACCGGCTATACCTCTGCGACTGGCCCGGGTGCGTGCACAAGGAGGAGCGACGCAAGTACATGGTCTTCCGCGGCGTGTTCCACAACTTCGCCCGGTCTCAGGTCCGGCGCGCGCTCAGGGACACGCGCCGCCCCACCGTCGCCGTCGAATGCGCCTTCTGCGGCTGCAAAGAGACCTGGGACCTCTACTCGGCTTTCTGCCTCCGCAGTTTCTACGGCTACCACGACGACGGCGAGCCTGTGGTGCGCGCCTACGTCTGCGAGAACGGCCACGTCGCGGGCGCCTGGACCGACCGCCCACTCTACTCCTGA